One window of Candidatus Nanosynbacter sp. HMT-352 genomic DNA carries:
- a CDS encoding helix-hairpin-helix domain-containing protein yields MNQALQAKLKTLPRTPGVYFHKSASGEVIYVGKAAVLKNRVRQYFQDSRGRDNKTMALVAEIFDTDWIETESEVDALFLESEMIKRYMPRYNVLLRDDKSQMYVRIDMKSDWPTVSFTRNPADDGADYFGPFYNGFALKKALRYLRRIFPYLTHQRRPGQSKLDEDLGLSPKISDGSDVYKAGLRKLISYIKGNRKAIAVELERDMKTAAGLHDFERAASLRNKLRAMQELQRRVMFGDKEFLDISKDKALADLAKLLGLKNIPVRIEGYDISHMSGRQVVASMVVFTNGASDRAEYRKFKVSEKNDDTGNMYEVIFRRLGERNIKSWGYPDLLLIDGGKGQLSAAIKARDERGIKLPIISIAKREEEIIIHKTGSQIDVTRIEELQKSIHQDVAIYEDNDVYVVNLHPAQRNAGSHSKNLRGSAIDDGSGRGNFTKSSIATTDIVKLFQRIRDESHRFAVSYHTALKRQNQTKNQLEEIPGIGPKTRAKLLRKFGSVKKIIEADYAELQAEVGAKKANLIKRSS; encoded by the coding sequence ATGAATCAAGCATTGCAAGCCAAGCTAAAAACTTTGCCGCGAACGCCCGGCGTTTATTTTCATAAGTCGGCGAGCGGCGAGGTAATTTATGTTGGCAAGGCGGCGGTTCTTAAAAACCGCGTACGTCAGTATTTTCAAGATTCGCGCGGGCGAGATAATAAAACTATGGCGCTGGTGGCGGAGATTTTTGATACTGATTGGATTGAAACTGAGAGTGAGGTTGACGCGCTGTTTTTGGAAAGCGAGATGATCAAGCGGTATATGCCGCGATACAACGTTCTGTTGCGCGACGACAAATCTCAGATGTACGTTCGGATTGATATGAAAAGCGATTGGCCGACGGTCAGTTTTACGCGAAATCCTGCCGATGATGGTGCGGATTATTTTGGTCCGTTTTACAATGGTTTTGCACTGAAAAAGGCATTGCGCTATTTGAGGCGAATTTTTCCATATCTCACTCACCAAAGACGTCCCGGTCAATCAAAGTTGGATGAGGATTTGGGTTTAAGTCCGAAAATAAGTGATGGTTCGGACGTGTATAAAGCTGGTTTGCGTAAATTGATAAGTTATATTAAGGGAAATCGCAAAGCTATTGCCGTGGAGCTAGAGCGTGATATGAAAACGGCTGCGGGGCTTCATGATTTTGAGCGGGCGGCAAGTCTGAGGAATAAGTTGCGCGCCATGCAAGAGCTTCAGCGACGCGTTATGTTTGGCGACAAAGAATTTTTGGATATTTCAAAAGACAAGGCGCTGGCTGATTTAGCGAAACTACTTGGCTTGAAAAATATTCCAGTGCGAATTGAGGGTTATGATATTTCGCATATGAGCGGACGCCAAGTTGTGGCGAGTATGGTAGTTTTTACGAATGGTGCGAGCGATCGTGCGGAATACCGCAAATTTAAGGTGAGCGAAAAAAACGACGATACTGGAAATATGTATGAGGTGATTTTTAGGCGGCTTGGCGAGCGAAATATCAAAAGTTGGGGCTATCCAGATCTGTTGTTGATTGACGGTGGAAAAGGTCAACTTTCGGCAGCGATTAAAGCAAGGGACGAGCGCGGAATTAAATTGCCGATTATTAGCATTGCCAAACGCGAGGAAGAAATTATTATTCATAAAACTGGCTCGCAAATTGATGTAACGCGCATTGAAGAGTTGCAAAAATCGATTCATCAGGATGTCGCCATTTATGAAGATAATGATGTGTATGTGGTAAATTTGCATCCTGCTCAGCGCAACGCCGGATCGCATTCAAAGAATCTACGAGGCTCTGCTATTGATGACGGTTCCGGCCGGGGCAATTTTACAAAAAGTTCTATTGCAACGACGGACATTGTTAAGCTTTTTCAGCGGATTCGTGACGAGTCACACCGATTTGCTGTGAGTTATCATACAGCACTGAAGCGTCAAAATCAGACGAAAAACCAACTGGAAGAAATTCCGGGGATTGGGCCAAAGACACGCGCTAAATTGTTGAGGAAATTTGGCAGTGTGAAAAAAATTATTGAGGCAGATTATGCGGAATTGCAGGCGGAAGTTGGCGCGAAAAAGGCGAATTTGATCAAACGCTCGTCTTAA
- a CDS encoding cupin domain-containing protein — protein sequence MKGFSGNIEELTLANNNFRQVLYTAKHCQLVLMSLPVGGEIGSEVHEENDQFFRFESGKGKVLIDGNEYAVSDGSAIIVPAGAEHNVINTGEEPLKLYTIYSPAHHKDGIVRATREEAEANEEDFDGVTTE from the coding sequence ATGAAGGGTTTTAGTGGAAATATCGAAGAGCTTACATTGGCAAATAATAATTTTCGTCAAGTTCTATATACTGCGAAGCATTGCCAATTGGTATTGATGAGCTTGCCTGTTGGTGGGGAAATTGGTTCGGAGGTTCATGAGGAGAATGATCAATTTTTCCGATTTGAGTCTGGTAAAGGTAAGGTTTTGATTGATGGCAATGAATATGCTGTTTCTGACGGTAGTGCGATTATTGTGCCGGCGGGAGCTGAGCATAATGTGATAAATACCGGCGAGGAGCCACTTAAGCTTTATACTATTTATAGTCCAGCACACCATAAAGATGGAATCGTTCGGGCGACTCGCGAAGAAGCGGAGGCTAACGAAGAAGATTTTGATGGTGTAACCACAGAATAA
- a CDS encoding NUDIX hydrolase encodes MFSSFGRAIFRGIACVVSLIFRIVPKKDRVRVIVYCDDGKILLVRSRFSRQEWALPGGGVKYNESYEQAAVREVLEEIGLKIHNLRYLGKANSHESYAKFSVRVFAAHASDYDIKCNFEIMEARWLNMNYLPKEYCTLYINKHQ; translated from the coding sequence ATGTTTAGTTCATTTGGGCGGGCGATTTTTCGTGGAATTGCGTGTGTCGTATCGCTAATTTTTAGGATTGTACCGAAGAAGGACCGCGTACGGGTAATTGTTTATTGTGATGATGGTAAGATTTTATTAGTTAGAAGCCGCTTTAGTCGTCAAGAATGGGCTTTGCCAGGAGGCGGGGTGAAATATAATGAGAGTTATGAGCAGGCTGCCGTTAGAGAAGTCTTGGAAGAAATTGGATTAAAGATACATAATCTGCGATATCTCGGAAAAGCTAATTCTCATGAATCATATGCCAAATTTTCAGTTCGAGTTTTTGCGGCGCACGCGTCTGATTATGACATAAAATGCAACTTTGAAATAATGGAAGCCCGGTGGCTTAATATGAATTATCTTCCTAAAGAATATTGCACTTTGTATATTAATAAGCACCAGTAG
- a CDS encoding HD domain-containing protein — translation MNDRQIAQLEIVKTKVRQLLGGDTSGHADDHVERVALLAERFANEYSESVNLQEVLLTAWLHDVDDYKLVGKTQAEKLTNAVDIMAQAEIADDLSQVVLENIAAIGYSKRLNGKQPQRLAGKLASDADMCDAIGAVGIERALAYACHHGGRIFDPKVWPNVNLAAHEYNADGNTHDTDGFINHFFEKLLKLKGLMLTEPGRIEAENRHQIMVDFLRAYFREKNASDWSEFLEEYLRSVD, via the coding sequence ATGAACGATCGACAAATTGCCCAGCTTGAAATAGTAAAGACTAAAGTTCGGCAGTTACTGGGCGGCGACACTTCGGGACATGCTGATGATCATGTCGAGCGAGTGGCGTTGCTAGCGGAGCGTTTTGCTAACGAATATAGCGAATCGGTGAATCTGCAAGAAGTTCTGTTGACGGCTTGGCTACATGATGTTGATGATTATAAATTAGTCGGTAAAACGCAGGCGGAAAAATTGACGAATGCAGTAGATATTATGGCGCAGGCGGAGATAGCTGATGATTTAAGTCAGGTTGTGCTGGAAAATATTGCGGCGATTGGTTATAGTAAACGGTTGAACGGCAAGCAGCCGCAGCGGTTGGCGGGGAAATTGGCGTCTGACGCTGATATGTGTGATGCTATTGGTGCGGTCGGCATTGAGCGGGCGTTGGCTTATGCTTGTCATCACGGCGGTCGGATTTTTGATCCTAAAGTCTGGCCGAATGTCAATCTGGCGGCGCACGAATATAACGCTGATGGCAATACGCATGATACTGACGGATTTATCAATCACTTCTTTGAGAAACTGCTGAAATTGAAAGGTTTGATGTTGACTGAGCCAGGACGAATAGAAGCAGAAAATCGTCATCAAATTATGGTTGATTTTCTTCGCGCCTATTTCCGCGAGAAGAATGCGTCTGACTGGAGTGAGTTTTTGGAGGAATATTTACGCAGCGTCGATTAA
- a CDS encoding transcriptional repressor, with amino-acid sequence MTQIVRRSTKYTNDVMAILKSKHHATNAEIAQELRNIHPEVSDTTVHRITQRLYGDGTIGLAPSTKKGCLRYDIRKDDHDHFVCSDCDGLMDVKIADEMRKQIAHEISDCYIDGPLVVTGVCKKCQKRRK; translated from the coding sequence ATGACGCAAATTGTTAGGCGATCAACAAAATACACGAATGATGTGATGGCGATTTTAAAGAGTAAGCATCATGCGACGAATGCGGAAATTGCTCAGGAATTGCGGAACATTCATCCTGAAGTCAGCGACACGACGGTGCATCGAATAACTCAGCGCCTGTACGGCGACGGGACGATTGGTTTGGCACCATCGACCAAAAAGGGTTGCTTGCGATATGATATTCGTAAGGACGATCACGATCATTTTGTGTGTAGTGACTGCGACGGCTTGATGGATGTTAAAATTGCCGATGAGATGAGAAAACAGATTGCGCATGAAATTAGCGATTGTTATATTGACGGCCCGTTGGTTGTGACGGGAGTTTGTAAAAAATGCCAGAAAAGGAGGAAATAA
- a CDS encoding thioredoxin family protein — translation MALYEITTKQEFEDKVLKSDGPVLVDFWAPWCPPCRAMAPLLHQIAEETEFDIVKVDTEASQENAQLAMEYRVQGIPNMKIFVGGEEVAEMIGMKPKQTLIDALEKAAK, via the coding sequence ATGGCTTTATATGAAATTACAACAAAGCAAGAATTCGAAGATAAGGTGCTAAAAAGCGACGGTCCTGTGCTAGTTGATTTTTGGGCGCCGTGGTGTCCGCCATGTCGTGCAATGGCTCCGCTTTTGCATCAAATTGCTGAAGAAACAGAGTTTGATATTGTTAAAGTTGACACTGAAGCAAGTCAGGAAAATGCGCAATTAGCTATGGAATACCGCGTGCAGGGAATTCCAAACATGAAGATTTTTGTTGGCGGCGAGGAAGTTGCTGAAATGATCGGCATGAAGCCAAAGCAGACGTTGATTGACGCTTTGGAAAAAGCTGCGAAATAA
- a CDS encoding DUF488 domain-containing protein: MTKYKIERIYESTASDDSYRVLVDRLWPRGISKERAALDEWNKEIAPTDELRKWFNHDPEKFPEFSRRYVKELDNNPAAAEAKNNWNEQSAVTLLYGAKDTEHNQAIVLKKWLED; this comes from the coding sequence ATGACAAAGTATAAAATTGAACGGATTTATGAGTCGACCGCGTCGGACGATAGTTATCGTGTGCTGGTTGATCGATTGTGGCCGCGCGGAATTAGCAAAGAACGAGCTGCATTGGACGAGTGGAACAAAGAAATTGCCCCGACCGATGAATTACGCAAATGGTTTAATCACGATCCAGAAAAATTCCCGGAATTTTCTCGCCGTTATGTGAAGGAGCTAGATAATAATCCTGCGGCTGCCGAAGCAAAGAATAATTGGAACGAACAATCTGCAGTTACGCTGTTATACGGCGCCAAAGATACGGAGCATAATCAGGCGATAGTTCTCAAAAAGTGGTTGGAAGATTAG